One window from the genome of Streptococcus salivarius encodes:
- the mnmE gene encoding tRNA uridine-5-carboxymethylaminomethyl(34) synthesis GTPase MnmE, which yields MSITKEFDTITAISTPLGEGAIGIVRLSGTDAIAIVNKIFKGKNLESVTSHTINYGHIVENEETIDEVMVSVMRAPKTFTREDVVEINTHGGVAVTNEILQLLIRSGARMAEPGEFTKRAFLNGRVDLTQAEAVMDLIRAKTDKAMAVAVSQLDGSLKDLINNTRQEILNTLAQVEVNIDYPEYDDVEEVTTALVREKTQEFQALLENLLATAKRGKILREGLSTAIIGRPNVGKSSLLNNLLREEKAIVTDIEGTTRDVIEEYVNIKGVPLKLIDTAGIRDTDDVVEKIGVERSKKALEEADLVLLVLNSSEPLTEQDRTLLEISQNSNRIILLNKTDLPQAIQMEELPEDVIPISVLKNENIDKIEDRINQLFFDNAGLVEKDATYLSNARHISLIEKALESLEAVNQGLELGMPVDLLQVDMTRTWEVLGEITGDAAPDELITQLFSQFCLGK from the coding sequence ATGTCAATTACCAAAGAATTTGATACGATTACTGCCATTTCAACGCCCTTAGGTGAAGGTGCTATCGGTATCGTTCGCTTATCTGGAACCGATGCTATCGCCATTGTTAATAAAATTTTTAAAGGAAAAAATCTAGAATCAGTTACTTCACATACTATCAATTACGGCCATATTGTCGAAAATGAGGAAACCATCGATGAAGTCATGGTCAGTGTTATGCGTGCTCCAAAGACCTTTACACGCGAGGATGTCGTGGAGATTAACACTCACGGTGGGGTTGCTGTGACTAATGAAATCCTCCAACTCCTTATTCGTTCTGGAGCTCGTATGGCTGAACCTGGAGAATTTACCAAACGTGCCTTTTTGAATGGTCGTGTGGACTTGACTCAGGCTGAAGCTGTCATGGATTTGATTCGTGCTAAGACTGATAAGGCTATGGCCGTTGCCGTCTCTCAACTTGATGGGTCGCTCAAGGATCTCATTAACAATACTCGTCAAGAAATCCTTAACACCTTGGCTCAAGTCGAAGTGAATATTGATTACCCTGAATATGATGATGTTGAAGAAGTCACCACAGCCCTTGTCCGTGAAAAAACGCAAGAGTTCCAAGCACTTTTAGAAAATCTTCTTGCCACTGCTAAACGAGGAAAAATCCTACGAGAAGGCCTTTCAACGGCAATCATTGGTCGTCCAAATGTCGGAAAATCTAGTCTTCTTAACAATCTCCTACGCGAGGAGAAAGCTATCGTTACGGATATTGAAGGTACTACTCGTGATGTCATTGAAGAATACGTTAATATCAAAGGTGTTCCACTTAAGTTAATCGATACCGCTGGTATTCGAGACACAGATGATGTGGTTGAAAAGATTGGTGTTGAGCGTTCCAAGAAAGCTCTCGAAGAGGCTGACCTGGTTCTCCTTGTGCTTAATAGCTCCGAACCGTTAACAGAGCAAGACCGTACATTACTAGAAATCAGTCAAAATAGCAATCGCATCATTCTTCTAAATAAGACAGACCTACCACAAGCAATCCAAATGGAAGAGCTTCCCGAAGATGTCATTCCAATTTCAGTCCTCAAGAATGAAAATATTGACAAAATCGAAGATCGCATCAATCAGCTCTTCTTTGATAATGCTGGCCTAGTGGAGAAAGATGCTACTTATCTCTCAAATGCTCGTCACATTTCACTCATTGAAAAAGCTCTCGAAAGTCTTGAAGCAGTCAATCAAGGTCTTGAATTAGGCATGCCTGTTGACCTCTTACAGGTTGATATGACACGTACCTGGGAAGTTTTAGGAGAAATTACTGGTGACGCCGCCCCGGATGAACTCATTACACAACTCTTTAGTCAGTTCTGTCTAGGAAAATAA
- a CDS encoding AraC family transcriptional regulator, giving the protein MVLSYDFERLIMSQAATDTDFKHLIDFDDNLLPFRLTETKVENGRPDILFHWHPELEIQYVYEGTARYHIDYDYFDSQAGDIFLIRPNGLHSIHPVDNQPHHTDTLHFHLDMLGQSLVDPLSLRYLQPLQNSNFKFKQCLRPSDEGYREIRALLFEIFKMIRQKDRHYELLLKSKLEELIYLLYFYRLVERKTSDDHYRKNEKIREIIDYINQHYAENLTIEKLSELMGYSKTHFMTIFKQHTGTSCTEFIIQARLNAACEELSNSVKPVLEIATNVGFNNLSNFNRQFKHYYDQTPSQYRKTHSNKKQTKKS; this is encoded by the coding sequence ATGGTATTATCCTATGATTTTGAAAGGTTAATCATGAGTCAAGCAGCTACTGATACTGATTTTAAACATTTGATAGATTTTGACGATAACCTGCTTCCGTTTCGATTGACGGAAACCAAGGTCGAAAATGGGCGACCTGATATTCTTTTCCATTGGCATCCTGAGCTTGAGATTCAATATGTTTATGAGGGGACTGCTCGTTATCATATTGATTATGACTATTTTGATAGTCAGGCTGGAGATATCTTTTTAATACGTCCGAATGGCCTTCATTCGATTCACCCCGTAGATAATCAGCCTCATCATACGGACACCCTACATTTTCATTTGGATATGTTGGGGCAGTCGCTGGTGGATCCGCTTAGTCTACGCTACCTACAGCCTTTGCAGAATTCTAATTTCAAGTTTAAACAATGCCTGAGACCGTCAGACGAGGGGTATAGAGAAATTAGAGCTCTCCTCTTTGAGATTTTTAAGATGATTCGTCAGAAAGATCGTCACTATGAACTTCTTCTCAAGTCAAAACTAGAAGAATTAATCTACCTCCTCTACTTCTATCGTTTGGTAGAGCGAAAAACTTCAGATGATCATTATCGTAAAAATGAAAAGATTCGGGAAATCATTGATTACATTAACCAACATTATGCCGAAAATCTCACTATTGAAAAGTTATCAGAGCTTATGGGGTATAGTAAGACTCACTTTATGACGATTTTTAAACAACATACAGGTACCTCTTGTACAGAATTTATCATTCAGGCAAGACTTAATGCTGCTTGCGAGGAGCTTAGTAATAGCGTTAAACCAGTTTTGGAAATTGCTACTAATGTTGGTTTTAATAACCTATCCAATTTCAACCGCCAATTTAAACACTATTACGACCAAACACCAAGCCAGTATCGAAAAACACATAGCAACAAGAAGCAAACAAAAAAGAGTTAG
- the nt5e gene encoding cell surface ecto-5'-nucleotidase Nt5e — MKKKTVVATTLSTLLVSTAILANAVQADEVETHAAVTAPSTEVVATEATTNATSTAATTASSESPAPVASSTSVVTASTAETSKTPVATASETATAAATPTTEVVTNASTSASNDTVTVLHTNDVHGRMVEDDRNGVIGDALLSGIVNDSRSKGTTLVFDSGDSFQGLPISNSSKGEDMASVMNAVGFDAMTVGNHEFDFGLDQLRRLSKQINFPIITSNVYVNGVRLFQPSTIVDKTPGVDGDEVVVIGVTTPETATKTHPRNIPGVSFTDPITEVKAVVDQVESNARAEGKEYKTYVVLSHLGIDTTTPVEWRGSTLAEALSNYAPLKGKRVLVLDGHSHTLHTATYGDNVTYNQTGSYLNNVGRVVYNSDRVLSHGVISHDEAKKNYQVNPTVKTMIDDIQAKYKADSSKVVIENSPVKLSGDRMDVRVRETNLGNVVADALLDYGQSAFTHKSNLAVTNGGGLRETIAKDKPITKGDIIAVLPFGNSVAQIQVTGQNIHDMFVKSLGSILQVDESGKTVLDENGQPLLEPSGGFLQVSGARVYYDTTLPAEKRILSIDIFDPETGTYKPLNTNETYYLVTNDFLAAGGDGYTMLGGPREEGPSMDTVFADYLTHADLSKYAVINPNSRTISISSADFAALNKKENAADPTLNPLEPVTPSTIAKDLETTKPVVSKVVTTPNGKVFFISTRSEALKETEKVTEASAQTEVLPTTGDKGSHAGLLGLGMLLTLFGLSGKHKGKEKN, encoded by the coding sequence ATGAAGAAGAAAACAGTCGTTGCAACGACTCTATCAACCCTACTCGTCTCAACTGCCATCTTGGCCAATGCTGTCCAAGCTGACGAGGTAGAAACTCATGCAGCTGTTACAGCACCAAGCACTGAAGTAGTAGCTACAGAGGCAACTACCAATGCGACATCTACTGCAGCAACAACTGCATCTAGCGAGTCTCCAGCACCAGTAGCTAGTTCAACATCAGTTGTTACTGCTTCAACAGCTGAAACAAGCAAAACACCAGTTGCTACTGCAAGTGAAACTGCAACTGCAGCCGCAACTCCTACAACAGAAGTCGTGACAAATGCTAGCACAAGTGCCAGCAACGACACTGTAACTGTCCTTCACACCAACGATGTTCATGGTCGTATGGTTGAAGATGATCGTAACGGAGTTATTGGTGATGCCCTTTTGTCTGGTATCGTAAATGATTCTCGTTCAAAAGGAACAACCCTTGTCTTTGACTCTGGGGACTCATTCCAAGGTCTTCCAATCTCAAACAGTTCTAAGGGTGAAGACATGGCAAGCGTCATGAATGCTGTTGGTTTTGATGCCATGACAGTGGGGAACCATGAATTTGATTTTGGCCTTGATCAATTGCGTCGTTTGAGTAAACAAATCAATTTCCCAATCATCACATCTAACGTATATGTAAATGGCGTACGTCTTTTCCAACCATCTACAATCGTTGACAAAACACCTGGTGTTGATGGAGATGAAGTAGTCGTTATTGGTGTTACGACACCTGAGACAGCTACTAAGACACACCCACGTAATATCCCTGGTGTCTCTTTCACTGATCCTATTACTGAAGTTAAGGCTGTTGTTGACCAAGTGGAATCAAATGCCCGTGCCGAAGGTAAGGAATACAAGACTTATGTTGTCCTTAGTCACTTGGGGATTGATACAACAACTCCAGTTGAATGGCGTGGATCAACTTTGGCAGAAGCTCTTTCTAACTATGCACCTCTGAAAGGAAAACGTGTTCTTGTCCTTGATGGTCACTCACACACTCTCCACACAGCAACATACGGCGATAACGTTACTTACAACCAGACTGGTAGCTACCTTAACAATGTTGGTCGCGTCGTTTATAATTCTGACCGTGTCTTGTCACATGGCGTGATTTCACACGACGAAGCTAAGAAGAATTATCAAGTTAACCCAACAGTTAAAACTATGATTGATGATATCCAAGCTAAGTACAAGGCAGATTCTTCGAAAGTCGTTATCGAAAATAGTCCAGTGAAACTTAGCGGTGACCGTATGGACGTTCGTGTTCGCGAAACTAACCTTGGTAATGTTGTCGCTGATGCTCTCTTAGATTACGGACAATCAGCCTTCACACACAAGTCTAACCTTGCCGTAACAAACGGTGGTGGTCTTCGTGAAACAATTGCCAAAGACAAACCAATCACTAAAGGTGATATCATTGCCGTTCTTCCATTTGGTAACTCAGTTGCTCAAATTCAAGTGACAGGTCAAAATATCCATGATATGTTTGTCAAATCTCTTGGTTCTATTCTCCAAGTTGACGAAAGTGGTAAAACTGTTCTAGATGAAAATGGTCAACCTCTTCTTGAACCATCTGGCGGTTTCCTTCAAGTATCAGGAGCTCGTGTTTATTATGACACAACACTTCCAGCAGAAAAACGTATCTTGTCAATTGACATTTTTGATCCAGAAACTGGTACCTATAAACCACTCAACACTAATGAAACTTACTACCTTGTAACAAATGACTTCTTGGCTGCTGGTGGTGATGGCTACACAATGTTGGGCGGTCCTCGTGAAGAAGGTCCTTCAATGGATACCGTCTTTGCGGATTACTTGACACATGCAGACCTTTCTAAGTATGCAGTTATCAATCCAAACTCACGTACCATTTCTATTTCAAGTGCTGATTTTGCTGCCTTGAACAAAAAAGAAAATGCAGCAGACCCTACACTTAATCCTTTGGAACCTGTTACTCCATCAACTATTGCTAAAGATCTTGAAACAACTAAACCAGTGGTATCTAAAGTAGTAACGACTCCTAATGGCAAAGTATTCTTCATTTCAACAAGAAGCGAAGCACTTAAAGAAACAGAAAAAGTGACAGAAGCTTCTGCTCAAACTGAAGTTCTTCCTACAACAGGTGACAAGGGCTCACACGCAGGTCTCCTTGGACTTGGTATGTTGCTAACTCTCTTTGGACTTAGTGGAAAACACAAAGGTAAAGAGAAAAACTAA